The sequence TAGAGATGTAGTCATTAAAAGTTGAAAACAGAAGAAAAAAACACATTGGCATATGTGCCTACAACTTACAATCAGTCATATGCATGGTTCTGGGCCTAAAACCTAACATCTTGGTTTGGTTGAAATAAGAAGTAAATATGGAAGGAAGGCGCCCTTAGCTCATCGGGGAATACACTGAACTAAATGATCTAGTATCAAACTCTATAACTATAACAGAAAACACAATAAATAAACAAGAGCATAACAGCACCTACAGTCGCGGGCATATCAAAACCAAATTAGCCAAAGCAATCATACAAGGGAGCTCACTCTcagatttccaatgcttcggacaAACCATCAACTGTCTCAAGTCCGTCATGCACAACACGACCGCCTACCCGATCAAGGACCAGACAAAAGCTTGTTGATACCACCAAGCAAGTTACAAATCATAGACAATATAATTTCAGAACAGAAGCTTGCTATAAAAGAAAAAACACTGACAATGCGACTGCTGGGGCCGGGTGCTTGGCGACGAATGGACAACCACAAGTTGGCGAGAGCGTGCGAGACGGAACAGGGCGTGGGTGCGGCTGCTGGCATGAGACAGTGAGAGGGTTACCCCGAGTCTGTTCATCTCCTAGATTTTGTGAACTCCATACTCCACAGCCTACAAATGGCAAACAATTGATTAGGAATCAAAGAGAACCCTTGGGGGATCTAAAAACAGAGGGACTTTCCTGCCAGGAAAGTTATCCATGTGAAAAAAGGAGGATGAAACTACCGTCCACATGGAATAAATAATAAATTACAGAAGATAAAGAGGAACATTACAGAAAAACACCTGATCATGTGGCTAGTAGGAGAATACAATCCCTGTGagcaaaccaagcatccaagacttCACACCCATTTATTCATGGAGCCATTTAGTGGCGGCCTATTCGAAGAATTTTAAAAAAAGCTATGGCAAAAACTATTTCATTTAGCAGTTGTATGAAAAATGGTCAATTGATTATTTACAAGAAAAATAACATGGTATATCGAAAAGAATTCCATTAACAGAAAGTACACGAACGCATAATTTTCCCTATACCTCTATTGCTGCTGCTTGTACCATCGCGCAAGCATGTTTACCTGCTCTTTACACCAACACACAAGAAGGAAGAAAACCTTTGCACTTCATATGTGAGCTAGTGTTGTTGTCACTCTCTATCTGTCTGATGGGCGTTGTTATGAAACAACGGCGTATGACGGTATCAACACATAAACTAATGCCTGCATCTAAGGTTAGATGATTAGATACAGAGTACAAAGGCCCACTATAGTACACCATGGTTTGGGGACCTCTGCCCATGATTTTATATACTATTGGTTTCTCTGTCAAACGAAGCCAATCAAGCATGTTCATGACAATCTGTTTGAACTGATAAATAAACAATAATAAAACAGCTCCCCCACACACAAATGTTTTTGAACTGATCAAGCATCTGGCATAGTATAGGCATGCTCACGTGTACCTTTAAAAAGGAACCTACTTGTTACCCCCACAATACTACATAATTTTCCCTATGCAAGAATCTAGCATAATCTGCTACTTGCATCCCTATTTAGCTTACCCATACTTAAGCATCATCGATACAACAAGCCATGGCAATCTGCTACTCCAAGGTTTAGACAGACTATCAAGCATATAGAGACATGGCAGTGCCAGACTTGAAGTGAAGCAATGATGGATAGGTTATATTCATATAAATTAGTGTCTGCACCACAAACTTATTTAATTAAAAGAAAACCATGAGGGGATCCAACCCTAAGAAAGAGCCTACTGGAATCATCAGAACGGACTGGCTACAAGCATATCCCACAAGCAAATATCATTATGCCAATCCTCTGTATTAAGGCAGTATGATTTACGATAATAACATTATGCATCAATGAGTCAATCCGAAAATACCATTATGCAGCCATAATATACAGTATTAAGGCAGTATGGACAGAACAATGCAAGCAAATATTAGCCTAAGTTAGCACAATGTCAGCATACTCCTCTGCAGCTAGAAGACTACTCTAGAAAAAACTTATTTCTGCAAATGTCAAATATCCTAGTACCTATGTAGTAAAACCAAATACTCATTACGTATTAGCCTAACAACAtcataatctctactacttattaagtaagcaatagtagtctgcctcccctcgttctgccgttctgcctccCATCTATCTGGACCGTCCGTTTCTATTGTCTGTGCCATCTAGCCACACGCGCCCCTTCCCTGTCCACGCAGATCCAGTCGTGCCCGCCCCCTCCCCGCACTCGCACATGGAACCACCCAGCCTCCGCGCCCCGTCCACCTTGGCCCCGGCACCGTAGGCGGATCTGTGCCTCTCCTCGCCCGCGTCCACCCCCATCGCCTCCTCCTACACCTTCTCCGCCATCGGCATCATCGTCTCCATCATCGCCTCCGTCCTCGGTCCTCCCTGCACACTGCAACCGCCTCCTGACGATGCTCGCGTGGGATGGTGACGGTGACGCGGCGCTCCGTGGCTTGTGCCCCCTCCGCCGCCTCCAGCACCTTCTCTGCCATCGGCATCTCCATCCTTGGCGCGGCATGGTGAGTCAGCGCACGCCTCCACACCATGTCTCACTAGATCTGCCGCTTTGCTAGGTCTTTCCTGCGCAATGGGTCCTGGGCGGGTGGACACGGTCTCGATGGTCTCCACCGTGGAGCCGGAGATGGAAAAGGAGTAAGGCAAGGTGGTGGCGGCCGTCACCGCCGAGGAGCTGCTCGTCATTCCATGGGCCACCTCCGTCGTAAGGTGAGCCACCGAATAGCGTGGGGGCTAGGGCTGTTTACCTGTACCATACCCATACTGCTTCTAATTCTACCATTTCTTGCTTTGCTGCTTCTAATTGCTCGCTTGCGTGCTTGACTAGCTGCATTCTCCTGCCCTGATGCCTTCACCCAAGGCATTTTCCCAGGGGGCAACAAGTGACAtacctatttgattggaatgttcGCAGTGGCACAGGTAAATGGTGTGGTTTAACAAAACAAGCAGCTTATTTGATTGGAAATCTCAACTCTGCTCAAAGACCAAACATGTTTTTCCCTTTCAAAAAGAAAAATCATAGCATTTTACAACATGAATTGGAGTTCACTTTTAGCTAACTTTTGTTGCATATTTACTCAGACCTTGCACTGCTTCGGACAAACATAGTGAAGGAACAGGTAAATATTTTCCATTATACAGTGTCTCCTGTTTTTTTGCATTTGATCATATATTCATAGTACAAGAGGTCCTTGTCATGCAATACTACTACAACGTAGCCTAGGCTTACTACAAATTAAGGCATTAAAAATCCAGTGCCGGGCAAATAGAAACCATGTGATTGGCCTGTCTCCTGTGAAATAGCTGATGGGTGGAACAGAACACCAAACCAGATCCCTCTCCAGTGAGTAGTGAAACGACACCTGTTCTAATTTGTAAAGCTGGGCCAAATGCTCCCACTAAAGCCTTGACACTCGTCAATTGCCAAGAACCAGGCGAGAGTTTTATGGGATTTGGGGGCACAAGACACCTGCCCAGCCTAGGCCTCAGTTTTTAAGGCAGCCACATTTCATTGTGTGGGACCACAACAGTGTttttaaggcgtcgcctaggcctcCAAGCGCTTGGATAATTCTAGGCACCTTGCCCGCCTAGGCGTTAAGACGATGGTCATGTTTACTTGCTCGCCTTACCGACTTAAGAACACTGGACCACAATGATCTTATCAGCCATGAGGTGATGGGTGGCCTGAAGAATGTCTATGCAATTTACGCTGATGAAACTAGCTTCTATGTTTTTAAGCTGACAACATCATCGTACTATTAGTATTTTGTTCCTTGCATATCATAGTGATGTTATTCTCtatctatgttttatattaattttaACTcttgtggcaacgcacgggcacatacctattcAATATGAACTATCAGAAACTCCATAGCTTGAAATTTCCAGCCATGTTCTATCACCTATCGTTTTCCTTAAGCTGAAGAAATCGACTGTAGGAGTTCTCCTACCACTGATCTAGACCTTCTTGAAAGTATTGCTGGCAAGGTAAGTTTGAATCAATTTCTAATACAATTTCAAGGTGCAGTTGACTTTTTGCAAACATATGTTTACACATCCTTTCTCCAATAGACCTTGAAGGAAGATTCAATTTTCATTGTGACATCAAAGAAATCAAATCTGGATAGGTGCAAACTTCCTATTGGAATCTGCCTATTTGTATCAGCTGGCCATATTGAATCAGACACTATTTGATTTAGTTTCTTGTGGTTTTTTATTATCTCTGAATATACTGTTTGTTTGCTTGTCTGATTATAATATGTTTGGTTATATTGCCTTCTTATACGTTGAACAATGCTGACTGACAACTTCTCTATCTGGTTTCTTGACAGCTAAATGAACTCCAAACCTTCCACTTATGTGACCTATACAGACTTACAATGGGGATGCCTTTTGTCATTGTGTAATTAGCCCTTGTAACACCCCCTGACCTACAGACTTGTAAGGAAATGTTGTTATTTTACTTATTGTGCTTAAATAAGCAGAATGGAACGTCTGCTAATGATTTTTCTTATGTTGTTCAGTGTCATTTAGTGCTCTTTGTTCAGTGTCATTTAGTGCTCTTTGTGTTTATGTGATTTCTCTCTGTATATTTCTTTCTATATATCATTGCAGAAGCTATCTGGTAGCTAAATCGATCTATATATCGATGCATTATTTGAATAAGGTTGTTGTATGCATCATAGGGCTGACATCTGGTAATCTTTTTACCCCTCCGTGCTTAATTAAAATGAAAGACGTACAGAATATCCAACGTGAGCATTCTCCTAAAAGTTGTGTCCTTCGTTTCTGAGACATGATCTTTGGTGTTGGGCACGTGAATTGGTAGCTTGTGCTTCCGGGTGCTAACTTTACACCGCATATTATTAATGTTGCTGCTGGTGAGGTAAGTATGATTTATGTCCTCTACTTGATAAAAGCATTCTACTCAATACTTTCATGCATTGCATACTTTTGCTTCTTGATTGATGTCCTTTGCTCTTGAATTAGCATTCTTTAGAATCCAGTAATATTTCTTGTTACAAGACGTTTCATTTTAATTTCATCAGTATTCTTACCAACTTTTATCTTATTTGCTAGGATGTCAGTATGAAGGTCATATCTTTCTCTCAGCAAGATCCAAGGGCAATTTGCATTCTATCTGCCAATGGGATTGCAAATGTTACGCTGCGTCAAGAAGACTCATCAGGTGGTACATTTACTTATCCTGGATGTTCATTTTCCTCTTGCACTTCTACAGTGTTTGTTAAATAGCATTACAGTACCATGAAAGAGCAGTGACATATTCATGCACTTGCCATTATACTATCCTTTTCCTGAACTAACTATATAATCACTTGATAAAGGGACAAATACTATGTCATAATTGTTAGTTAAGTATGTTATCAGCTATCTTTTCTTGGACACTGTACAATACTTGGATCTGATAACAAAAATTTGTACCTCTTATATAAGTTTCTATTTAGTTTTTTTCTGCCAATCTCTTCAAGCTAACTCATGTACGTGTATGAATCACTTTCTCACATTGTCAAATTGTCTTACTATGTCTATTGTTTCATTGCGGTTTACCTTAATCTTTTTATATTTGTTTGTTCATTTATATTTTCTTGCAGCGTACATTGTCTTAAGAGGTAATGTGTGGACGCCTCCCTTCTCCCTTAATACGAGTATATATTTTAGAAAATATGGGATGAACTGTGTGTGGAGTATGTTCGTAGATGCAGTCACTTTTCACACCTAATTTATGGTAGTCATTGACACTTCACTGCATGAGTCATCATTTGATTTTGTGGTCTTCTTGATACATGTTTCTCTCACATTAGACACAAATAAATTACTTTAAACTATAATTTTGTGAAATGCTTGACGCAAAACATTGTCGAAGACATCTCCATTAATCAAATGTGATATAATGTAAATAACACATTTTTTTGTCTTTTCGTATGCATCAAGTACTTTTGGGAAAATTCTGAATTGCAGTGTTTCTGTAGTACAAGTATGGTTTTATGTGTTGAAGTACTGTACTCCAAGTCTTGAAAGTGCTTCTCAATGTTGTTGCTTCAACAGGTTATAGAGGTAATTTTTCCATGCATGGCCTTCTTACAGGTTATAGAGTGCGGATGTGGCTCCCGTCGACGCGTGGCACGAGCAGCAAGAAAACACCTCCCGGACCCAATATTTTATTGAATTCAGCTCTGAGCATTCCCAATCCTCTCTTTCTTCCCCTTCCACTATTTATGTTTATTCAGCTCTGAGCAAGAAAATTTTGTTGTGCCATACCCCCTCCCCAAAACGGACATAGTTGCTATTCCAGATTTTGCAGCCGGAGCCATGAAGAACTATGGCTTGGTTACATACCATGAAACAGCATTGCTATTTGATGAGATGCACTCTGCAGCTGCCAATAAGCAGCGGGTTGGTCACTATGCAATTGTATTATTTCAATTATTGTACTTATATACTAAGTTGATAATGTGTAATTATGTATCTTCCCATGACATGTAAAACCATTTGAATCATGCCACAGTGGACAATGTTGAACGTGACCGCACATCAATTTTCTTTTTGCCAAATAATTTAATAGTCAATAGTGCAAAAGGATGCAATATTATTTTGTAGTGGTTTGATCAGATTTGTAGTAGCTGTTTTATTCCCATGTGCTGCCACACCAACTATATATAATGATGTTTTGCTATTTGTATATTTCTCTATCCAGGTTGCAGTTGTTGTAGCTCATGAATTAGCTCATCAATGGTTTGGAAATTTTGTCACAATGGAATGGTGGGCACATCTGTGGCTTAATGAGGGCTTTGCGACTTGGGTAATAAATTAGAACAAAAATAAGTAATTGCAAAGATCTATATAATTTATGTTGTTCATATAATATTTTTCTTTCCACTGCAGGTGTCTTACTTAGCTGCTGATCAGTTCTTTCCTGAATGGAATGTTTGGACTCAGTTTCTAGAGGAATCTACAATAGGTTTCAAGTTGGATGCTCTTGCAGGTTCACATCCAATTGAGGTAACATAAAATTTTGTTACTTTGCAATGTTATGACCATATCTGTCCTTTGTGGGAatttacatatgtatatatagTGATATGAAATAGATGGAGGATCCGGTGGCCGCCATATCCGCACTCTTCCCCCTTCCACTCCTTCCCTGTACGTTGCATCGCGAGGGAGGCCTACTCAATGCCGCGAGCTGTCCCGTTCGACCCCACGTCGAACATCGGTCACCTCCACCGAAGCCCCCGCCCCCATCAACCCGTCGATGTCGCTGCCGTGGGGGTCGCTCCCCTCCCCGTTGCCTTTCCCTACCTCTAGCCCTTCCCCTTACCCGTTCGCTTCCCCTTCCCACACATCCTCCACTACACCGACGGTAGGATCTCCGTGCAGGGCATTGAAGCGGTTATGTTCATGCCGGATGACAGCGAGACCGTACAGAGTGCTGGCCCTAACAGGAAGCCTCCCGCCATCGTCACCCACTGGAAGAAGCTGAAGTGCACACAGTTCAAGCTTTTTTAGATATTGTCTTTTGATGTGTTTACAAGTGTTCTTTTTTCTGTTCACATGTGGTTAATTATTTTCATGGTTGTAAGCTCCCTGCGCGTCTCGGCTGAGTCTCTCCATCTACTACAGGGGCAAACGGCGCAAGGCCGACCACTCTCTCTTTCCATGTTCCCTGTCTTCGACTCTCTGTGTGGAGTTCTCTTGTGTGTTTGCATGGCAGGTCGTGTCCTAGAAACACAGTTCTCTTTGAGTAGATACAAACGATGTAATCAGGTTTCTACATTAGGACTCCATTCAAGAGTAAAGAATGATTGCTAGCCTGCATCAGCTGACTCTAAATCACAAGTTATTTTACAGCAGATCAGTGTGCCATAGAAATTGTTTACTTTTTTTACTTACAGATGGAGAGCATGTATAATGAATATAGGCCATCAAGCTTATCGGATCAGATCAAGGACTTTACTGCAATCGCTATTCCTAAAGGCCACTATTGACACAATGCAGAGCTATAGTGATATGAAATTCACATATGTTGTATCATGTTAGCTTTTCAAACATCTGCCACCTGAGCTTTTGAACTGATTACTACAGGGCCATTGAATTGATTACTACAGGGCAATCGCTATTCCTCTACTTGAAACTTATCTTTTGAACTGATTACTACAGGGCCATTGAAGGATCACATTTTATTGTATCTGAAGCATCTACCACCTGAGCTTCTCAAAGAAAGGCTTCCTTGTATTTCTGAAAATGCTGTTATTCCAAGACTGCTTGATGATGTCAAGAAACCTGAAAAGGTATATCCTGACGTCTCTTTGGCTGCACATTTCGTTCGTTTCATGGTCATTTGTTTGCCACCATATAAAAGAAACAATGCCTTCATGATCTGCAGACTATAACTGAAACTGAGATTCCCAAGAGGCCGATGTGGCACACCTATCTGGGTTGCCGACCACCTGAAACCAACCCAAGCGTGCTAGAGCCGCAGCCGATGATCAGCAACTTTGGACGTGGGAGAGGGAGAGCCATCGCTACCGAGACGATGCTGGGCGGCGGCGGCCGTGGCTACGGGAGAAGTTTCCATGGGGCTGAGTCGTCGCAAAGTCGAGGCAGCAGGAATGACAGAAGCTCTTATGCAGGAAGAGGGACGTATGGTGGCGGGTTCCAGAGGCAGCAGACCACTTGGCGCCCAGCTGGGGATGCAGGCAGACGTGGTGGGAGCGAGCAGCGGCGTGGTTGGTAGGACTGGCGACAGATGACAGGGAAGAACTAGCGTGTTTTTTTTCGATCTCGCGGCGTTCCATTTTGTCTAAAACATCAGTAATGCTTATGCTAATTTCTGAAATTATCCGTGGTATCTCAAACTAGAGGTGTTTTTTTAGACTTGAGATAGAATGTCTTTATATGTTGCTTTATGGAGATAGAATCTGCGAGATCAGGTTTTCTTCCCTCTCCTATATTGAGTGCTTGCCTGTTCGGTCAGATTGGTTCAAGCACATCTAATTTGGTCTGTCTCTCGGAGGAGTATAGTGGCACAAATTTCATGCCCTTTTGCTCCTCTACTTTTTCTTGAAAATGTGGCTTGATTATGTCAGAGTAGTTCTAGATTTGTTCATTGGGCAAGATTGGCCTGGTTTTCTAAAATGATCACGTGTGCTGTTGCgttgtagtagtagtactacTGAAGCACGGAGTGAACCGCACAGGCTAGCCTGCACGGAGCGAATCGCACGAGCAAAGCTGATGGGAAGAAACATAAAAGTCAAGAAAAGACCGTTGCTACAGCTTCAAAATCAAGTCCGGCTTTCAAGAAGAGCAAGGATGACGATGATTCTGATGAGAACGAGACTGATGATTCTGATGAGGACGAGACAGATGAAACCAATTGCTTTTTAATGGTCTATGTTATCATTCAAAGTTGCCTTATGTTgacactatatatatatatatgctattcaCAATAACAGAGCCATTCATGTTGTTGGGCGTCTTGGATGAACTATCTTTTCTTCAACATAGATGGAGCTCATGCAGATTAATTTAGTCCCTTTCTTGCAATGTAACATATATGTTTCATACAAATTTTTTTTACTCCCGTCGcatcgcacgggcactcacctagtcaaAGAATAAAATTAACAATTTGGTTGGTCGTTGACATGATGTTCAGTTGGATCATAGGGTCTGCTTTGTATTCACAGTGACAACATCCTGATCTAAATAAGGAAGTATCCACCATAAGAACTACTATTTCACATTGTGTAATTGGAAACGCATGGGCTTAGAGAAACATAGCATTCTCCAGGGTGATTGATTGTACATGTATGGTAACAAAGCTTATGAATGACTGAATGAACACAATTTTCTAAACATGAGGCAAACCTGTTTGTGATTGATTGCATGAGTGAAGAGAGCTGCAGCGACGAGCTCATTACTCAACAGAACACCAGCAATTGCTCCAAGCGTCTTGACCCTGATGCCCGACTCCGTGTTGATGGCCACGCTGTCCTCGGCACGCACGTCACAGATGTCGTCCGACATCTCGCTGCCTAGCGCGATCATGGCGCTCGCGTGGGGGAGATGCTGGTCAGCCTCTGAATGACGATGTGCTGGCTCGGCATGTTGAACCTAATGTCGTACTCGTCCCACCCGCTCTTCACGGCCACGCAGTCATCGCTGGAGATGATGTAGCAGTCCTCGACCTTGACACGCGAGGAAGACTCTGCACACACGCATAGGCAATGAAATTCAGAATCAGAAACATGTGCTTCTCACTTAGCGTCAAAGGAACATGGCTGGAAGCTGACTGGTCTAGCTACCCGGGCCAATTCCATCGGTGTTAGGCGAATTCACTGGCGCGGGAATTGTGACGCCACTGATGGTCACATTGCTGCGCAAAACAGTGGCATGACATGTGAGATTCACCACTGACTGAAACAATGATCACAAACCACCACGGGAATAGATGATCAGTGACTTTAGGCTTTCAGAGCTAAGAGTGAGATCCATACGTGCAATAGGTAGGGTGGAGGTTCCAGTACGGCGCGTTGACGAAGGTGACATTGGAGATGATGATGTTGTCAGAGTAGAGGAGCTCGAGGAGGTGGCCGCGGATGAACTTGAGCTCCTTGGCGTGGAACTTGTCCCACCAGACCTGCCCCTGCCCGTTGATCGTTCCATTTTTGCCTGAAATTTGTGCAGCTCATCAGTCTTCTGCAGCTACCACCTGACCTTGGATGCGCTACTCGAAGGCAGGCACACGTACTGTACCTGTGATGATGACATCAGTGAGATTGGAACCTCCGATGAAATTGTTGTACCTTGGGCCAGGCTCGTCCCTTCCTCTCCCGTAGGACGACAGGGGAGCTATGAGGGGCCAATGCTTCATGTCCTACACAAGATACACGAACAGCATAGGGATCACTGGACGGATGCAAATGGTGCAAACAAGATGTGGGTGACAGTAGCAGA is a genomic window of Zea mays cultivar B73 chromosome 5, Zm-B73-REFERENCE-NAM-5.0, whole genome shotgun sequence containing:
- the LOC103628912 gene encoding aminopeptidase M1-A, whose translation is MKNYGLVTYHETALLFDEMHSAAANKQRVAVVVAHELAHQWFGNFVTMEWWAHLWLNEGFATWVSYLAADQFFPEWNVWTQFLEESTIGFKLDALAGSHPIEVT